The following proteins are co-located in the Thermus tengchongensis genome:
- a CDS encoding SpoVR family protein: protein MRKELRQWAEILRERALAAGLSFPPVLFEEVGPEEMAMLAAYGGFPRRYPHWRWGSEYLRHRETYRYGLGRIYELVVNTHPVRAYLLKSNTLLAQKLVMAHVFAHADFFQNNLAFKPIPKDMHEEMAHHAAFVEKAMERHGARSVEEFLDLALSLENLIDPHAPYIRRPEKEGPEEAEPPKRLRVRPYLDPYVNPPPEPPKEAEEGGRPEPLPPRPTRDILGFLARYAPLAPWQKGILEIIREESLYYVPQAATKILNEGWATYWHTRLLLPLLSPEEALEFAELQAGLLAPHGFNPYRLGYLLLKEVEERWDKGRFGPEYEALPLGERLTYERPTGLGLKQLFQVRTVHTDLSFLDTFLTPEFALRQRLLNPEDLPRFAEAKKALLFRLTNGGYPIVELVDANHGNRGELLLEHAYEGVELDLKKTQAVLENLYRLWGRPVHLKTVVGEKETLLSAGS from the coding sequence ATGCGCAAGGAGCTGAGGCAGTGGGCCGAGATCCTGCGGGAAAGGGCCTTGGCGGCAGGGCTTTCCTTCCCCCCCGTGCTCTTTGAGGAGGTGGGCCCCGAGGAGATGGCCATGCTGGCCGCCTACGGGGGCTTTCCCCGCCGCTACCCCCATTGGCGCTGGGGGAGCGAGTACCTGCGCCACCGGGAAACCTACCGCTATGGTCTCGGGCGCATCTACGAGCTGGTGGTGAACACCCACCCCGTCCGGGCCTACCTCCTCAAGAGCAACACCCTCCTCGCCCAGAAGCTGGTCATGGCCCACGTCTTTGCCCACGCCGACTTCTTCCAGAACAACCTGGCCTTTAAGCCCATCCCCAAGGACATGCACGAGGAAATGGCGCACCATGCGGCCTTTGTGGAAAAGGCCATGGAGCGGCACGGGGCGAGGAGCGTGGAGGAGTTTTTGGATTTGGCCCTCTCCCTAGAAAACCTCATCGATCCCCACGCCCCTTACATCCGGCGGCCGGAGAAGGAGGGACCGGAGGAGGCCGAACCCCCCAAGCGCCTGCGGGTGCGCCCCTACCTGGACCCCTACGTGAACCCCCCGCCCGAGCCCCCCAAGGAGGCCGAGGAGGGGGGGCGCCCCGAACCCCTCCCCCCTAGGCCCACCCGGGACATCCTGGGCTTCCTGGCCCGGTATGCCCCTTTGGCCCCCTGGCAGAAGGGCATCCTGGAGATCATCCGAGAGGAAAGCCTGTACTATGTGCCGCAAGCGGCCACCAAGATCCTCAACGAGGGCTGGGCCACCTACTGGCACACCCGCCTCCTCCTCCCCCTTCTCTCCCCGGAGGAAGCCCTGGAGTTTGCCGAACTCCAGGCCGGACTCCTTGCCCCACACGGCTTCAACCCTTACCGCCTGGGCTACCTGCTCCTCAAGGAGGTGGAGGAGCGCTGGGATAAGGGGCGGTTCGGCCCGGAGTACGAGGCCCTGCCCCTAGGGGAGCGGCTCACCTACGAGAGGCCCACCGGCCTGGGGCTCAAGCAGCTTTTCCAGGTGCGCACCGTCCACACGGACCTGAGCTTCCTGGATACCTTCCTGACCCCCGAGTTCGCCCTCCGGCAAAGGCTCCTCAACCCCGAGGACCTGCCCCGCTTCGCCGAGGCCAAGAAGGCCCTCCTCTTCCGTCTCACCAACGGGGGCTACCCCATCGTGGAACTGGTGGACGCCAACCACGGGAACCGGGGAGAACTCCTCCTGGAACACGC
- a CDS encoding DUF444 family protein, producing MRPIERDLLRFKEIVRGEVKKKAREFLTREELFGQVEGRLVSIPLPQLELPKIVYGEPRGEGLGLGGPGTEGLGPAGHVPVAELELEEFLDLMGEALRLPRLRPKGEGEVTEEAFRYTTIARKGPRGLRHVRRTLKESLKRALITGEYRPEEPLLVPEREDLRYKAPRSKPRPHAQAVVLFALDVSGSMREEELRLVKTLSFWITLWIKRHFPRLERRYLLHDAEAWEVSEEEFFRAREGGGTRLSSALLLAEEILKAYPEAFYNRYLYHFSDGENWQGDTPLALEALRRLLPTLALYGYAQVQGPYGQGRFLEDLKEALGKEEGLAATEVRGREDLPLALRRLLGG from the coding sequence ATGAGGCCCATCGAGCGGGACCTTCTGCGCTTCAAGGAGATCGTGCGCGGGGAGGTGAAGAAAAAGGCCCGGGAGTTTTTAACCCGGGAGGAACTCTTCGGCCAGGTGGAAGGCCGCCTGGTCTCCATCCCCTTGCCCCAGCTGGAGCTCCCCAAGATCGTCTACGGGGAGCCCCGGGGGGAAGGCCTGGGCCTTGGGGGCCCGGGGACGGAAGGCCTGGGCCCCGCGGGCCACGTGCCCGTGGCCGAGCTGGAGCTGGAGGAGTTCTTGGACCTCATGGGGGAGGCCCTAAGGCTTCCCCGGCTCCGGCCCAAGGGAGAAGGGGAGGTGACGGAGGAGGCCTTCCGCTACACCACCATCGCCCGGAAAGGCCCCAGGGGCCTGCGCCACGTGCGCCGCACCCTCAAGGAAAGCCTGAAGCGGGCCCTCATCACCGGGGAGTACCGTCCAGAAGAGCCCCTTTTGGTCCCTGAGCGGGAGGACCTCCGCTACAAGGCCCCGAGGAGCAAGCCCCGTCCCCACGCCCAAGCGGTGGTCCTCTTCGCCCTGGACGTCTCCGGGAGCATGCGGGAGGAGGAGCTTAGGCTAGTGAAGACCCTCTCTTTTTGGATCACCCTCTGGATTAAGCGCCACTTCCCCCGGCTGGAAAGGCGCTACCTCCTCCACGACGCCGAGGCCTGGGAGGTGAGCGAGGAGGAGTTCTTCCGGGCCCGGGAAGGCGGGGGCACGAGGCTTTCCAGCGCCCTCCTCCTGGCGGAGGAGATCCTCAAGGCCTACCCCGAGGCCTTCTACAACCGCTACCTCTACCACTTCTCCGACGGGGAGAACTGGCAGGGGGACACCCCCTTGGCCCTCGAGGCCCTAAGGCGCCTCCTCCCCACCCTGGCCCTCTACGGGTACGCCCAGGTGCAGGGGCCTTACGGCCAGGGGCGGTTTCTGGAGGACTTGAAGGAGGCCTTGGGAAAAGAGGAGGGGCTGGCCGCCACGGAGGTGCGGGGCAGGGAGGACCTGCCCTTGGCCCTGAGGCGGCTTCTGGGAGGGTAA
- a CDS encoding PrkA family serine protein kinase has protein sequence MNELERIRRRQDLEAYRALSWEGSFADYLGLLKKDPRPLRTSFQRVHDMILSYGVEEYTLFREKLLHYRFFDDPFEEGKDAIFGLDKPLMRLVATLKAAAHRLGPERRILLLHGPVGSAKSTIARLLKKGLEAYSRTEEGKLFTFYWKTPEGPLPCPMHEEPLLLLPKEIRNEFLEELRHLHPEYPYPLEVEGDLCPVCRFQMREALARHGGDLAAVLEDEVVVKRLVLSEKDRIGIGTFQPKDEKNQDSTELTGDINYRKVAIYGSDSDPRAFNFDGELNIANRGLVEFIEILKLDVAFLYDLLTASQEHKIKSKKFAQTDIDEIILGHTNEPEYRKLQANEYMEALRDRTIKIDVPYILRVSDEVKIYKRDFSKVRAKHIAPHTLEMAATWAVLTRLEPPKRAGLTLMQKLKLYDGKLLPGWTEEAVRELMAEAKREGLEGISPRYIQDKISNVLVTSEEPCINPFMVMNELEEGLKHHSLISDEKTRERYRALLQEVKAEYAEIVKNEVQRAIAADEEALNRLFHNYIDHVKAYVLGEKVKNPYTGAPEPPNERLMRSIEERIEIPESRKDDFRREIMNYIGALALEGRPFTYKDNERLRRALELKLFDDQKDTIRLSALVSGVVDPETQAKIDVVKARLIRDHGYCEHCASGVLEFAASIFARGER, from the coding sequence ATGAACGAACTGGAGCGCATCCGTCGCCGTCAAGACCTCGAGGCTTACCGGGCCTTAAGCTGGGAAGGCTCCTTCGCCGACTATCTAGGCCTTCTCAAGAAGGACCCCAGGCCCTTGAGGACCAGCTTCCAGAGGGTCCACGACATGATTCTCTCCTACGGGGTGGAGGAGTATACCCTCTTCAGGGAGAAGCTCCTTCACTACCGGTTCTTCGACGACCCTTTTGAGGAGGGGAAGGACGCCATCTTCGGCCTGGACAAGCCCCTCATGCGCCTGGTGGCCACCTTAAAAGCTGCCGCCCACCGCCTAGGACCCGAACGGCGGATCCTCCTCCTCCACGGCCCCGTGGGCTCGGCCAAGAGCACCATCGCCCGGCTCCTCAAGAAGGGCCTCGAGGCCTACAGCCGCACGGAGGAAGGGAAGCTTTTCACCTTCTACTGGAAAACCCCAGAGGGCCCCCTCCCCTGCCCCATGCACGAGGAACCCCTCCTCCTCCTGCCCAAGGAGATCCGAAACGAGTTCCTCGAGGAGCTTAGGCACCTCCATCCCGAGTACCCCTACCCCCTCGAGGTGGAAGGGGACCTCTGCCCGGTGTGCCGCTTCCAGATGCGGGAGGCCCTGGCCCGCCACGGGGGGGACCTGGCGGCCGTCTTGGAGGACGAGGTGGTGGTGAAGCGCCTGGTCCTCTCGGAAAAGGACCGGATCGGCATCGGCACCTTCCAGCCCAAGGACGAAAAGAACCAGGACTCCACCGAGCTCACCGGGGACATCAACTACCGCAAGGTGGCCATCTACGGCTCCGATTCCGACCCCCGGGCCTTCAACTTCGACGGGGAGCTCAACATCGCCAACCGCGGCCTGGTGGAGTTCATCGAGATCCTCAAGCTGGACGTGGCCTTCCTCTACGACCTCCTCACCGCCAGCCAGGAGCACAAGATCAAGTCCAAGAAGTTCGCCCAGACGGACATCGACGAGATCATCCTTGGGCACACCAACGAGCCGGAATACCGCAAGCTCCAGGCCAACGAGTACATGGAGGCCCTTCGCGACCGCACCATCAAGATCGACGTCCCCTACATCCTGCGGGTCTCCGACGAGGTGAAGATCTATAAGCGGGACTTCAGCAAGGTGCGGGCCAAGCACATCGCCCCCCACACCCTGGAGATGGCCGCCACCTGGGCCGTCCTCACCCGGCTGGAGCCTCCCAAGCGGGCGGGGCTCACCCTCATGCAGAAGCTCAAGCTCTACGACGGCAAGCTCCTTCCCGGCTGGACGGAGGAGGCGGTGCGGGAGCTCATGGCCGAGGCCAAGCGGGAGGGCTTGGAGGGGATCAGCCCCCGCTACATCCAGGACAAGATCTCCAACGTCCTGGTCACCTCGGAGGAGCCCTGCATCAACCCCTTCATGGTGATGAACGAGCTGGAGGAGGGCCTGAAGCACCACTCCCTCATCTCCGACGAGAAGACCCGGGAGCGCTACCGGGCCCTTCTGCAGGAGGTGAAGGCCGAGTACGCGGAGATCGTGAAGAACGAGGTGCAAAGGGCCATCGCCGCGGACGAGGAGGCCCTCAACCGCCTCTTCCACAACTACATCGACCACGTGAAGGCCTACGTCCTGGGGGAGAAGGTGAAAAACCCCTACACCGGTGCCCCCGAGCCTCCCAACGAGCGCCTCATGCGCTCCATCGAGGAGCGCATCGAGATCCCCGAGTCCCGCAAGGACGACTTCCGCCGGGAGATCATGAACTACATCGGCGCCTTAGCCTTGGAGGGAAGGCCGTTCACCTACAAGGACAACGAAAGGCTCCGCCGGGCCCTGGAGTTGAAGCTTTTTGACGACCAGAAGGACACCATCCGTCTCTCCGCCTTGGTCTCGGGAGTAGTGGACCCGGAGACCCAGGCCAAGATCGACGTGGTCAAGGCCCGCCTCATCCGCGACCACGGCTACTGCGAGCACTGCGCCAGCGGGGTTTTGGAGTTCGCCGCCTCCATCTTCGCCCGGGGTGAGCGATGA
- a CDS encoding CPBP family intramembrane glutamic endopeptidase, translated as MVPPPLGLLLALQGGLLLLGASGMLLLGLPFGQASPRELLYALGLILALAALEEAFRHLFPASFREAESLHRVLGEALRRAGVGPATLLLLALLSGVAEEVFFRGLLQSLLTAWLGPSGLFLQALVFALLHPAPRRAFAYPLYTGLAGLLFGLTYLLTGSLLPGILAHFLHNARGFYEISRS; from the coding sequence TTGGTCCCCCCGCCCCTGGGCTTGCTCCTGGCCCTCCAAGGAGGGCTACTCCTCCTTGGGGCCTCGGGCATGCTCCTCTTGGGCCTTCCCTTCGGCCAGGCGAGCCCCAGGGAACTCCTTTATGCCCTGGGTCTCATCCTGGCCTTGGCCGCTTTGGAGGAAGCCTTCCGGCATCTCTTCCCCGCTTCCTTTCGGGAGGCGGAAAGCCTCCATCGGGTCTTGGGAGAAGCCCTGCGCCGGGCTGGGGTAGGACCCGCAACCCTCCTTCTCCTCGCCCTCCTTTCGGGGGTGGCGGAGGAGGTCTTCTTCCGCGGGCTTCTGCAAAGCCTCCTCACGGCCTGGCTGGGGCCCTCGGGGCTCTTCCTCCAGGCCCTGGTCTTCGCCCTCCTTCACCCCGCCCCCAGGCGGGCCTTCGCCTATCCCCTTTACACCGGGCTTGCCGGGCTCCTTTTCGGGCTCACCTACCTCCTCACGGGAAGCCTCCTCCCTGGCATCCTGGCCCACTTTCTCCACAACGCCCGGGGGTTCTATGAGATCTCAAGAAGCTAG
- a CDS encoding Lrp/AsnC family transcriptional regulator, which yields MVTAFVLIRARGDRIAALGEAIAELPQVAEVYSVTGPFDLLALLRLKDLEELDDAVTQGILALEGVERTETLLAFRAYPKKLLDQGFALGGE from the coding sequence GTGGTCACCGCCTTCGTACTCATCCGTGCCCGTGGGGACCGGATCGCCGCCCTGGGCGAGGCCATCGCCGAACTCCCCCAGGTGGCCGAGGTCTACTCGGTTACGGGCCCCTTTGACCTGCTGGCCCTTCTGCGCCTGAAGGACCTCGAGGAACTGGACGATGCCGTCACCCAGGGGATCCTGGCCCTGGAAGGGGTGGAGCGCACGGAAACCCTCCTCGCCTTCCGCGCTTACCCCAAGAAGCTCCTGGACCAGGGCTTCGCCCTGGGCGGGGAGTAG
- a CDS encoding metallophosphoesterase has protein sequence MRVFAIADPHLSRLHPKPMTIFGPNWQGHPEAFFRGWREVVAEGDLVIVPGDISWAMRLGEALPDLLDLAALPGKKVLLKGNHDYWWPSISRLRSVLPPGMYALQNDALVLDGVAVAGSRGWQYPPATPEDKRIFAREVERFKLSLQDLKGKAYRHLVVAFHFPPFGPSGEATPLLELAAEAKPQAIVYGHLHGADPEKLPKEYRGIPLHLVAADALAFRPKLILEVG, from the coding sequence ATGCGGGTCTTCGCCATCGCCGACCCCCACCTCTCCCGCCTGCACCCCAAGCCCATGACCATCTTCGGCCCCAACTGGCAGGGCCACCCGGAGGCCTTCTTCCGGGGCTGGCGGGAGGTGGTGGCGGAGGGGGACCTGGTGATTGTGCCCGGGGACATCTCCTGGGCCATGCGCCTGGGCGAGGCCCTGCCGGACCTCCTGGACCTGGCCGCCCTGCCCGGCAAAAAGGTGCTCCTGAAGGGGAACCACGACTACTGGTGGCCCTCCATAAGCCGGCTGAGGAGCGTGCTCCCCCCAGGGATGTATGCCCTGCAAAACGACGCCTTGGTCCTGGACGGGGTGGCGGTGGCGGGAAGTAGGGGCTGGCAGTACCCGCCCGCCACCCCAGAGGACAAACGGATCTTCGCCCGGGAGGTGGAGCGGTTCAAGCTCTCCTTGCAGGACCTTAAGGGAAAGGCTTACCGCCATCTGGTGGTGGCCTTCCATTTTCCCCCCTTCGGCCCCAGCGGGGAGGCCACCCCCCTCCTGGAGTTGGCCGCGGAAGCCAAGCCCCAGGCCATCGTCTACGGCCACCTGCACGGGGCCGACCCGGAAAAGCTGCCCAAGGAGTACCGGGGCATCCCCCTTCACCTGGTGGCCGCCGATGCCCTGGCCTTCCGGCCCAAGCTGATCCTGGAGGTAGGATAA
- a CDS encoding regulatory protein RecX, producing the protein MGMEKAEALAYALRLLSQRAMSRARLREKLLGRFPEGEVEGALARLEELGYLDDRAFAEAFVATRRKYGPHKLRFLLKARGVPEEVVEEVLAAYGEEDSLEAALNVLRRYPRRQDKAKAVRFLQGRGFPLSVALEAYRLVKEEESG; encoded by the coding sequence ATGGGTATGGAGAAGGCTGAGGCCCTGGCCTACGCCTTAAGGCTCCTTTCCCAAAGGGCCATGAGCCGGGCCCGCCTGCGGGAGAAGCTTCTCGGCCGCTTTCCCGAGGGAGAGGTGGAAGGAGCCTTGGCCCGCCTCGAGGAGCTGGGCTATCTAGACGACCGGGCCTTTGCGGAGGCCTTCGTGGCCACCAGGCGGAAGTATGGCCCCCATAAGCTCCGGTTTCTCCTGAAAGCCCGGGGGGTTCCGGAGGAGGTGGTGGAGGAGGTCCTTGCCGCTTATGGAGAGGAGGACAGCCTGGAGGCCGCGCTTAACGTCCTCCGCCGCTACCCCCGCCGCCAGGACAAGGCCAAGGCGGTGCGCTTCCTTCAGGGCCGGGGGTTTCCCCTTTCCGTGGCCTTGGAGGCGTACCGGCTTGTCAAGGAGGAGGAAAGCGGGTAA
- a CDS encoding type II toxin-antitoxin system RatA family toxin, whose translation MPEVRAERFIKASPEKVYTLAKDLEGLKPYLKEVESLRVLAQEGQRTRSEWVAVAMGKKVRWLEEEEWDDQNLRNRFYSPEGDFDRYEGTWVFLPEGEGTRVVLSLTYELTIPIFGGLLQKLVQKLMQENVESLLKGLEERVLAS comes from the coding sequence ATGCCCGAGGTGCGCGCGGAACGCTTCATCAAGGCCTCACCGGAAAAGGTGTACACCTTGGCCAAGGACCTGGAGGGCTTGAAGCCCTACCTCAAGGAGGTGGAAAGCCTCCGGGTGCTCGCCCAGGAGGGCCAGCGCACCCGAAGCGAATGGGTGGCGGTGGCCATGGGCAAGAAGGTGCGCTGGCTGGAGGAGGAGGAGTGGGACGACCAAAACCTTCGGAACCGCTTCTACTCCCCGGAGGGGGATTTTGACCGCTACGAGGGCACCTGGGTCTTCCTACCGGAGGGGGAGGGGACCCGGGTGGTCCTGAGCCTGACCTATGAGCTTACCATCCCCATCTTCGGGGGGCTTTTGCAGAAGCTGGTGCAAAAGCTCATGCAGGAGAATGTGGAGAGCCTTCTTAAGGGCTTGGAGGAGCGGGTTTTGGCTTCCTAG
- a CDS encoding stage V sporulation protein S: METLRVSSKSRPNSVAGAIAALLRTKGEVEVQAIGPQAVNQAVKAIAIARGYIAPDNLDLVVKPAFVKLELENEERTALKFSIKAHPLES; encoded by the coding sequence GTGGAAACGTTGCGCGTGTCTTCCAAGTCCCGTCCCAACTCCGTGGCCGGCGCCATCGCGGCGCTCTTGCGCACCAAGGGGGAGGTGGAGGTGCAGGCCATCGGGCCCCAGGCGGTGAACCAGGCGGTGAAGGCCATCGCCATCGCCCGGGGGTACATCGCCCCCGACAACCTGGATCTGGTGGTCAAGCCGGCCTTCGTCAAGCTGGAACTGGAGAACGAGGAGCGGACCGCCCTTAAGTTCAGCATCAAGGCCCACCCCCTGGAGTCTTGA
- a CDS encoding RsmB/NOP family class I SAM-dependent RNA methyltransferase, giving the protein MRPASPRALAVRILLEVERGGRAQLLLDRALDRLSWPERDRAYATHLVYGTLRRLRLLDFLLEPLLERPEKLPKEVRWVLRLGAWEWLSGKADHARVSPWVEEAKRAHPRLAGLVNAVLRRLEPREAPECVRLSLPEWLCEAWRAFFGQVAFAEGFNEPAPLFLTAYRSVEGLRPGPLPDSYIWEGPKTDFSALGLQPQNPASLFAAMLLESSPGERVLDLCGGAGLKAFYLAAKGAEVISYDLNPRRQQAGEKTARKLGLRVTYRTQDLTEPLPEKAKKVLLDAPCTGTGTFRSHPELRYRLAPQDPGRMAQLQLKLLETAARATEEGGVLVYSVCTLTEEEGEGVARAFLARHSEFEPEPIACPFPVLRSGLGVYVAPEGGLDGFYYLRLRKVNSRT; this is encoded by the coding sequence TTGAGGCCCGCAAGCCCCAGGGCCTTGGCCGTCCGCATCCTCCTCGAGGTGGAGCGGGGCGGCAGGGCCCAACTGCTTTTGGACCGGGCTTTGGACCGTCTGTCCTGGCCCGAGCGGGACAGGGCCTACGCCACCCACCTGGTCTACGGCACCCTGCGCCGCCTGAGGCTTTTGGACTTCCTTTTGGAACCTCTTCTAGAGCGTCCGGAGAAGCTCCCTAAGGAGGTGCGTTGGGTCCTGCGCCTGGGAGCCTGGGAGTGGCTTTCTGGCAAGGCGGACCACGCCCGGGTAAGCCCCTGGGTGGAGGAGGCCAAGCGCGCCCACCCACGCCTGGCGGGTTTGGTGAATGCGGTACTCCGGCGCCTCGAGCCCCGGGAGGCCCCGGAGTGCGTGCGCCTTTCCCTTCCCGAATGGCTCTGCGAAGCCTGGCGGGCCTTCTTCGGCCAGGTGGCCTTCGCCGAGGGCTTCAACGAGCCTGCCCCCCTCTTCCTCACCGCCTACCGCTCCGTGGAGGGGCTGAGGCCGGGGCCCCTTCCGGACAGCTACATCTGGGAGGGCCCGAAGACCGATTTTTCCGCCTTGGGGTTGCAGCCGCAAAACCCCGCCTCCCTCTTCGCCGCAATGCTTTTGGAGTCCAGTCCGGGGGAAAGGGTGCTGGACCTCTGCGGGGGGGCCGGGCTCAAGGCCTTCTATTTGGCGGCCAAGGGGGCGGAGGTGATCTCCTACGACCTGAACCCCAGACGGCAGCAGGCGGGGGAGAAGACAGCGAGGAAGCTGGGCCTGAGGGTGACCTACCGCACCCAGGACCTGACGGAACCCCTTCCCGAGAAGGCCAAAAAGGTCCTCCTGGATGCTCCTTGCACCGGAACCGGCACCTTTCGCAGCCATCCTGAGCTCCGCTACCGTTTGGCGCCCCAAGACCCCGGGCGCATGGCACAGTTGCAGCTCAAGCTCCTGGAAACCGCCGCCCGGGCCACGGAGGAGGGAGGGGTGCTGGTCTATAGCGTCTGCACCCTGACGGAGGAGGAGGGGGAGGGGGTGGCCCGGGCCTTTCTCGCCCGGCATTCGGAGTTTGAGCCGGAGCCTATAGCCTGCCCCTTTCCCGTGCTTCGGTCGGGCCTGGGCGTCTATGTGGCCCCAGAGGGAGGCCTGGATGGGTTTTATTACTTGCGCCTGCGGAAGGTAAACTCTAGAACATGA
- the proC gene encoding pyrroline-5-carboxylate reductase, protein MKLVFVGLGKMGKSILKGALERGFLRPGEVGVVGRTPERTRELAEAFGLRPLSLKELVQAERVLLAVQPRDFPHLAPEMAHPGVGYISIMAGVSTAVLSRRLDTRRVVRAMPNLAAVIGESSTALTALKEAREAGDLDFARALFATVGDVYEIPEHLFDPFTAMSASAPAYLAVVAEALADAGVKMGMPRALALRLAAEALAATGELLKGRHPAQLKDEVASPGGTTIHGLHALEARSLRAAFYEAVEAATRRGHELGEAE, encoded by the coding sequence ATGAAGCTGGTGTTCGTGGGCCTGGGCAAGATGGGGAAAAGCATCCTGAAGGGTGCCTTGGAGCGGGGTTTCCTCAGGCCCGGGGAGGTGGGGGTGGTGGGCCGCACCCCGGAGCGCACCCGGGAGCTGGCCGAGGCCTTTGGCCTCCGCCCCCTGTCCCTGAAGGAACTCGTCCAGGCGGAACGGGTGCTTCTCGCGGTCCAGCCCCGGGATTTTCCCCATCTGGCCCCGGAGATGGCCCATCCCGGGGTGGGCTACATCTCCATCATGGCCGGGGTATCCACGGCGGTGCTTTCCCGCAGGCTGGACACCCGGAGGGTGGTGCGGGCCATGCCCAACCTGGCGGCAGTAATCGGGGAAAGCTCCACCGCCCTCACCGCCTTAAAGGAGGCCCGGGAGGCAGGGGACCTGGACTTCGCCCGGGCCCTTTTCGCCACCGTGGGGGACGTGTACGAGATCCCCGAGCACCTTTTCGATCCTTTTACCGCCATGTCCGCTTCCGCCCCCGCCTATCTGGCGGTGGTGGCGGAGGCCTTGGCCGACGCGGGGGTGAAGATGGGTATGCCCCGGGCCCTGGCCCTGCGCCTGGCGGCGGAGGCCTTGGCGGCCACGGGGGAACTCCTGAAGGGCCGCCATCCCGCCCAGCTTAAGGACGAGGTGGCAAGCCCCGGGGGCACCACCATCCACGGCCTCCATGCCCTCGAGGCCCGCTCCTTAAGGGCCG